The Desulfomonile tiedjei genome includes a region encoding these proteins:
- a CDS encoding (2Fe-2S)-binding protein, whose protein sequence is MNSNNEESDATLVKVSFVLNGKQTEIKVKPWETALTVLREQLGLTGTKEGCGIGECGACTILVDGRAVDSCLLLAPQLDGRDVQTVEGLGSATAESEGVLHPLQEAFISHGAVQCGFCTPGVLMSAKALLDQNPSPGREEIIQTLSGNLCRCTGYIQILDAVEQAAKDLRETKPHKG, encoded by the coding sequence ATGAACAGTAACAATGAAGAATCGGATGCCACTCTGGTCAAGGTTTCTTTTGTGCTCAATGGCAAGCAGACGGAAATCAAGGTCAAGCCCTGGGAGACGGCCCTGACCGTGTTGCGGGAGCAACTGGGCCTGACCGGTACCAAAGAAGGTTGCGGCATCGGCGAATGCGGGGCTTGCACGATCCTTGTGGATGGTCGGGCTGTGGATTCCTGCCTCCTGTTGGCCCCACAATTGGACGGGCGCGATGTGCAGACCGTGGAAGGACTCGGCAGTGCCACCGCTGAGTCCGAAGGAGTATTGCATCCTCTTCAGGAGGCCTTCATCTCTCACGGGGCCGTGCAATGCGGATTCTGCACTCCCGGCGTTCTGATGTCCGCCAAGGCTCTGTTGGATCAAAACCCGAGCCCCGGCCGTGAAGAAATCATTCAAACTCTTTCAGGCAATCTGTGTCGTTGCACCGGGTACATTCAGATTCTCGATGCCGTTGAGCAAGCTGCAAAAGATCTCCGTGAAACGAAACCGCACAAGGGCTGA
- a CDS encoding amino acid synthesis family protein, whose translation MEIRKILKIVEETRMEMGKDVNPPTRRAAAVAVIKNPFAGRYQENLDDLVNIGLELGELLGKMALEALNISPQKAESYGKAAIVGPMGELEHAAAILHPKLGTPFREALGGGKAIIPSAKKIGGPGTEIDVPVHYKDAAFVRSHFDAMPIRVQDAPRGDEIVVALVVTDSGRPLPRVGGLKKEEAKKEDGLR comes from the coding sequence ATGGAAATCCGTAAGATATTGAAAATTGTGGAAGAGACCAGAATGGAAATGGGAAAAGATGTCAATCCCCCTACGCGCAGAGCAGCGGCTGTGGCTGTTATCAAGAATCCTTTCGCGGGCCGATACCAAGAGAATCTTGATGACCTGGTAAATATAGGTTTGGAACTGGGAGAACTTTTGGGCAAAATGGCGCTGGAAGCCTTGAACATCTCTCCCCAGAAAGCTGAAAGCTACGGCAAGGCCGCGATTGTCGGTCCGATGGGTGAACTGGAGCACGCAGCGGCCATCCTTCACCCAAAACTAGGAACACCCTTCAGGGAGGCGTTAGGAGGAGGCAAAGCTATTATTCCTTCGGCAAAGAAGATAGGCGGCCCGGGAACCGAAATCGATGTGCCCGTTCACTACAAGGACGCGGCTTTCGTCCGGTCCCATTTCGACGCAATGCCCATCCGCGTTCAGGACGCTCCTAGAGGAGATGAAATTGTCGTGGCCCTTGTTGTAACCGATTCCGGCCGACCGCTTCCCCGCGTTGGTGGTCTCAAGAAGGAAGAAGCCAAAAAGGAAGACGGCTTGCGCTGA
- a CDS encoding ABC transporter ATP-binding protein yields MLSVDQIDVFYRDVQVLREVSLEVNKGEIVTVIGPNGAGKSTLLNTIVGFQHPAKGAITFEGPAIDRLPPEKIVQLGLTIVPEGARVFSEMSVLDNLKMGSYMKSARGKRDESLEQVFAFFPRLHERMHQKGGTLSGGERQMLAIGRALMSKPSLLLLDEPSLGLAPLLVTRVFRAISEIASTGLTVLLVEQNVHFSLEISDRAYVLENGRMVMEGAGSELMKNDHVRKSYLAL; encoded by the coding sequence TTGTTAAGTGTGGACCAGATAGACGTCTTTTACAGAGATGTTCAAGTACTGCGTGAAGTCAGTCTTGAAGTAAACAAAGGTGAGATAGTCACGGTTATCGGTCCCAACGGCGCGGGGAAGAGCACCTTACTGAACACTATAGTGGGGTTTCAACACCCCGCGAAGGGGGCCATCACCTTTGAAGGCCCTGCCATAGACCGCTTACCCCCTGAAAAGATAGTCCAGTTAGGCTTGACCATAGTGCCTGAAGGAGCGCGAGTCTTTTCGGAAATGAGCGTTCTGGACAACCTCAAAATGGGGTCGTACATGAAATCGGCCCGCGGTAAAAGGGACGAAAGCCTGGAGCAGGTCTTCGCGTTTTTCCCGCGGCTCCACGAACGCATGCACCAGAAAGGCGGAACGCTCAGCGGCGGGGAGCGGCAGATGCTTGCCATAGGCAGGGCCCTGATGTCCAAGCCTTCTCTGCTGCTTCTGGACGAGCCTTCCCTGGGCCTTGCTCCGCTGCTGGTAACCAGGGTTTTCAGGGCGATCAGCGAAATCGCATCCACCGGACTCACCGTCCTGCTGGTAGAGCAGAATGTGCATTTTTCCTTGGAGATAAGCGACCGGGCTTACGTTCTTGAGAACGGCCGAATGGTCATGGAAGGTGCCGGCAGCGAGTTGATGAAAAACGACCATGTGCGAAAGTCGTACCTGGCCTTGTGA
- a CDS encoding branched-chain amino acid ABC transporter permease, whose translation MSDRKGSLIFWVCFIAASAAVGAVPLFGPSEYVLRLMSVVILWIGMAGCWNMMSGYTGYIDFGPVVYFGLGSYVTAIAMTKFASPFFPAVILAGGISALIAFPIGVPTLRLRGAYFAIATFAFAEAMKQVTLEFDRTFGVSFFQGSHGITLPIGGHDNTFFFYCVFAVTFAIMLVHYGIEHSKFGYGLKAIHEAEAAAEIAGVDTTAIKLRAYVTSAFFLGMFGGIEAYWITYITPADVFNVHKTVDMVIMTLLGGMGTFLGPVIGASVLKILYEILGTTFVEYYLIMVGGIIIVIILIMPSGIVGTIKDWKGIRFI comes from the coding sequence ATGAGTGATCGCAAGGGCAGTTTGATATTCTGGGTCTGTTTTATCGCGGCTTCGGCGGCTGTCGGCGCGGTTCCTCTGTTCGGCCCGTCCGAATATGTGCTGCGCCTGATGAGCGTGGTTATCCTGTGGATCGGCATGGCCGGTTGCTGGAACATGATGAGCGGATACACGGGCTATATCGACTTTGGACCCGTGGTTTATTTCGGCCTGGGTTCTTACGTCACGGCCATTGCCATGACCAAGTTCGCATCCCCTTTTTTTCCCGCTGTAATTCTTGCGGGCGGCATATCCGCACTGATCGCCTTCCCGATCGGGGTCCCTACCCTGCGTTTGAGAGGCGCTTATTTCGCCATTGCAACGTTTGCTTTTGCAGAAGCAATGAAACAGGTGACACTGGAATTCGACCGCACGTTCGGGGTTTCTTTTTTTCAAGGTAGCCACGGCATTACGTTGCCTATCGGTGGCCATGACAACACGTTTTTCTTTTACTGCGTCTTTGCAGTTACCTTCGCAATCATGTTGGTTCATTATGGGATCGAGCATTCCAAGTTCGGGTACGGCTTGAAAGCCATCCACGAGGCCGAAGCGGCCGCGGAGATTGCAGGGGTCGACACGACGGCAATAAAGCTGAGGGCGTACGTAACCAGCGCATTCTTCCTGGGAATGTTCGGAGGAATCGAGGCTTATTGGATAACCTACATAACGCCTGCCGATGTCTTCAATGTCCATAAGACCGTGGATATGGTCATCATGACTTTGCTGGGAGGGATGGGAACGTTTCTCGGCCCGGTCATCGGGGCCTCGGTGCTGAAAATCCTGTACGAAATCCTGGGCACGACTTTTGTCGAGTATTACCTGATCATGGTCGGCGGAATCATAATCGTGATCATTCTGATCATGCCCAGCGGAATAGTGGGTACGATCAAAGACTGGAAAGGCATTCGTTTCATCTGA
- a CDS encoding ABC transporter ATP-binding protein, with product MHFGALPAVHRVGFSLQNGEILGMIGPNGAGKTTLFNCMIGLYRPTKGRIVLEGADITGLKPHRVCRLGMAKTSQIMEPFRAMTVFENVLVGALHGGQMSMADARREAERVLDWVGLSAQSEKPSHSISVPARRRLELARALASRAKVLLLDENMAGLNPHEIDEALELLRDIRNSGRSLIVVEHIMRAVMGISDRIIVLNYGSKIAEGRPEEVVKDRQVIEAYLGSTKVHFGPHPTDVGAS from the coding sequence ATGCATTTCGGCGCGCTGCCCGCTGTGCACCGAGTGGGGTTCAGCCTCCAAAACGGCGAGATTCTTGGGATGATCGGCCCCAATGGTGCCGGCAAGACAACGCTGTTCAACTGCATGATCGGGCTGTATCGCCCCACCAAAGGCCGAATTGTTTTGGAGGGCGCGGACATAACCGGTCTTAAGCCACATCGCGTTTGTCGTCTGGGAATGGCGAAAACCTCTCAGATTATGGAACCTTTTCGGGCCATGACCGTGTTCGAAAACGTCCTCGTAGGGGCTCTCCACGGCGGCCAAATGAGCATGGCAGATGCAAGGCGAGAAGCCGAGAGGGTTCTCGACTGGGTTGGGCTTTCGGCCCAGAGTGAAAAACCGTCCCATTCCATTTCGGTCCCCGCTCGCAGGCGTTTGGAGTTGGCAAGGGCCTTAGCTTCACGCGCGAAGGTCCTGCTCCTGGACGAAAACATGGCTGGGCTCAACCCCCATGAAATTGACGAAGCCCTTGAATTGTTGAGGGATATTCGCAATTCCGGGCGCTCTTTGATCGTGGTGGAACACATCATGCGTGCGGTAATGGGCATATCGGACAGGATTATTGTGCTCAACTACGGCTCCAAAATCGCTGAAGGCCGCCCTGAGGAAGTGGTCAAGGACAGGCAGGTCATCGAGGCGTACCTGGGGAGCACCAAAGTCCATTTTGGCCCTCATCCGACGGATGTCGGAGCGAGTTGA
- a CDS encoding xanthine dehydrogenase family protein, whose amino-acid sequence MTSDLTGNIGESVPRIGARSRLLGRARFAADIDLPGALTLMALRSDRPHALVLDVDISKAQAVSGCVKVFTSKDIPGRNRLGIINKDQPLLAEDKVRCIGDPIALVAAETPEAAEQAVRAIRVTYRDLPAILDPEEALRPGAELIHKTGNLLGRRVVKRGSPDKAFQEADVIVERIYTTPHLEHTYLEPDAGAGFVDQDGLLVIYASTQNPHYDQKDVADLLALDESRVRIIQAATGGGFGSKLDLNVQGFVGLAAYLLNRPVRMVYTREEAFLCTAKRHPLKIYYKTAATREGRLLAADVKIIGDTGAYASYGLAVVTRSAVHAVGPYEVPNVRIESLFAYTNNPMAGAMRGFGVPQMAFAHEAQMDLLAEELGIDPLEMRLRNAYRVGSLTSTGQELKASVGITATLKAVAPHYLQALEEKETSDRYRRQGVGIASMFYGIGNTGVQNPSTAQIELTLEGKIQLFTGAADVGQGSCTALAQIAAQELGIRPDEIRLVVADTLRTTSAGATSASRQTYISGNAVLDAAKKLKEVLLTEAAMILKADREKLIVQRSEIRSVAESEKTVSFKKIADRAHRTGIPLKWQGYFDPATTSLDPETGQGVPYATYAFATHCAKVEVDTLTGEVHVLRVVAAHDVGKAINPASVEGQIYSGVAMGIGFALMEEFVPGKTESMKDYHIPSCADMPATVPIIIEDPEPTGPYGAKGVGEPALIPTAPAVANAIADALGVRIYDLPANLERVLKACSTAKNRRSEEE is encoded by the coding sequence ATGACCAGTGACCTCACCGGAAATATTGGCGAAAGTGTTCCCAGGATTGGGGCGCGCTCCAGGCTCCTCGGCCGCGCTCGCTTTGCCGCGGACATTGATCTGCCAGGCGCGTTGACCCTCATGGCGTTGCGGAGTGACAGGCCGCATGCTTTGGTGCTCGATGTCGACATAAGCAAAGCGCAGGCTGTATCTGGTTGCGTGAAGGTCTTCACATCCAAAGATATTCCAGGCCGAAATCGGCTTGGCATCATCAACAAGGACCAGCCGCTCCTGGCGGAAGATAAGGTCAGATGCATTGGCGATCCCATCGCGCTGGTCGCTGCTGAGACTCCTGAGGCGGCTGAACAGGCTGTCCGAGCCATTCGCGTTACTTACCGGGACCTGCCCGCGATCCTGGATCCCGAAGAAGCTCTACGGCCCGGCGCGGAGCTAATCCATAAAACCGGCAATCTCCTGGGCAGACGAGTCGTCAAAAGAGGCAGCCCGGACAAGGCATTCCAGGAAGCGGACGTCATCGTCGAGAGGATTTACACTACCCCCCACCTTGAACACACATATCTGGAGCCTGACGCCGGAGCCGGATTCGTGGACCAGGACGGCCTTCTGGTGATTTACGCGTCGACTCAGAACCCCCACTACGATCAGAAAGATGTCGCGGACTTGCTGGCTTTGGACGAAAGCAGGGTAAGAATCATTCAGGCTGCTACCGGAGGCGGATTCGGCTCCAAGCTGGACCTCAACGTACAAGGTTTCGTGGGGCTGGCGGCTTATCTGCTTAACCGGCCGGTCCGCATGGTTTACACCCGTGAAGAGGCGTTCCTGTGTACTGCAAAACGGCATCCGCTGAAAATCTACTATAAGACCGCAGCGACTCGCGAGGGCAGGCTGCTTGCCGCGGACGTGAAGATTATTGGTGACACGGGCGCGTACGCTTCGTACGGCTTGGCCGTGGTTACTAGGTCCGCGGTCCATGCGGTAGGGCCGTACGAAGTCCCCAATGTGCGGATCGAATCTTTGTTCGCGTATACGAACAACCCCATGGCCGGTGCAATGAGAGGCTTCGGCGTTCCCCAGATGGCCTTTGCTCACGAAGCTCAAATGGACTTGCTCGCCGAGGAGTTGGGGATCGATCCGCTGGAAATGCGGCTGCGGAATGCTTACCGAGTGGGCTCCTTGACTTCTACGGGACAAGAACTCAAGGCCAGTGTGGGGATCACCGCGACCCTGAAAGCAGTAGCTCCACACTATCTCCAGGCACTGGAAGAAAAGGAGACCTCAGATCGATATCGCCGCCAAGGCGTGGGCATCGCGTCCATGTTTTATGGGATCGGTAACACAGGGGTTCAGAATCCATCCACCGCTCAGATAGAATTGACCCTTGAGGGCAAAATCCAGCTCTTTACAGGCGCGGCCGACGTAGGACAGGGGTCCTGCACCGCGCTCGCTCAGATTGCCGCCCAAGAACTTGGCATCAGACCTGACGAAATTCGCCTTGTGGTGGCGGACACGCTCCGGACCACTTCGGCCGGCGCGACTTCGGCCAGTCGTCAAACTTACATCTCCGGCAATGCAGTCTTGGACGCAGCGAAAAAACTCAAAGAAGTGCTTTTGACGGAAGCCGCAATGATCTTGAAGGCCGATCGAGAGAAGCTCATTGTCCAGCGCAGTGAGATCCGGTCTGTGGCTGAGTCCGAGAAAACCGTTTCCTTCAAGAAGATCGCCGACCGAGCCCATCGAACCGGCATACCATTAAAGTGGCAGGGTTACTTTGACCCTGCTACCACGTCATTGGATCCGGAGACCGGGCAAGGGGTCCCGTACGCCACGTACGCATTTGCGACACATTGCGCTAAGGTCGAAGTCGACACCCTGACCGGCGAGGTCCACGTACTAAGAGTGGTCGCTGCCCACGATGTCGGGAAGGCCATCAATCCCGCGAGCGTTGAAGGTCAGATTTACAGCGGAGTGGCAATGGGCATTGGGTTTGCCCTTATGGAGGAATTTGTTCCCGGAAAGACGGAATCCATGAAAGACTATCACATACCGTCATGTGCGGACATGCCCGCGACAGTCCCCATCATCATAGAAGACCCGGAACCCACTGGGCCGTACGGCGCGAAGGGAGTCGGGGAACCGGCCCTCATACCGACTGCCCCGGCCGTGGCAAATGCAATTGCGGACGCGTTGGGCGTGCGGATATACGATTTGCCTGCAAACCTGGAGAGAGTTCTTAAGGCGTGTTCGACAGCCAAGAATCGTCGCAGTGAGGAGGAATAA
- a CDS encoding amidohydrolase family protein produces MPRTLIKNIGTLVSGNIDSPIINSDAILVADGRIEKIGRTVDLQSPAADITVDAAGSTISPGLIDSHCHVVLGDYTPRQNQIGFLESEVHGGVTTIISAGEVHLPGRPKDPAGTKALAILAAKAFANFRPCGAKVLGGAVILEKGLIEKDFEEMAREGVRIVGEIGLGSVKFPEDAAPMVQWAKKNGMIVLMHTGGTSIPGSDTVTADQVIAVDPHIACHVNGGPTSVSPQEIKKLVEETSYALELVHCGNPRTMIEALNLGLKKNTLDRFIIGNDAPSGTGVIPLGILRVICMAASLTDVKAEQALCMATGNTAKVFGLDTGFVREGLPADLIAMDAPMGSVGKDALGAIEAGDIPGISMVMIDGKIEVKVSRNTPPAKRKVKVA; encoded by the coding sequence ATGCCCCGGACCTTGATCAAGAACATCGGCACCCTGGTGAGTGGTAACATTGACAGCCCCATTATCAATTCCGATGCAATATTGGTTGCAGACGGTCGGATAGAAAAAATCGGAAGAACCGTGGATCTTCAATCCCCGGCCGCGGACATCACTGTCGACGCGGCAGGGAGTACCATTTCTCCCGGACTTATAGACTCGCATTGCCACGTTGTGCTGGGGGATTACACGCCCCGGCAAAACCAGATAGGCTTCCTGGAAAGCGAGGTTCACGGAGGCGTCACCACAATTATATCGGCGGGAGAAGTCCATCTTCCCGGAAGACCGAAAGATCCTGCCGGAACCAAAGCTCTGGCTATCCTCGCAGCAAAGGCTTTTGCCAACTTTCGCCCGTGCGGAGCCAAAGTTTTGGGCGGGGCAGTAATCCTGGAAAAGGGTCTCATTGAAAAAGACTTCGAGGAGATGGCCCGTGAGGGCGTTAGAATCGTGGGCGAGATAGGTCTCGGTTCCGTAAAATTCCCTGAAGACGCGGCTCCAATGGTCCAGTGGGCGAAAAAGAACGGCATGATCGTTCTGATGCACACCGGCGGAACGTCCATTCCAGGGAGCGACACGGTCACCGCGGACCAGGTGATAGCTGTTGACCCTCATATAGCCTGCCACGTCAATGGGGGTCCGACTTCCGTGTCGCCGCAGGAGATCAAGAAACTGGTCGAAGAGACGTCCTATGCTTTAGAGCTGGTCCATTGCGGTAATCCCAGGACCATGATCGAGGCGCTGAACCTGGGCCTGAAAAAGAACACCCTTGATAGATTCATCATCGGCAACGATGCTCCGTCGGGCACCGGAGTAATTCCGCTGGGCATCCTACGCGTAATCTGTATGGCCGCTTCGCTCACGGATGTGAAAGCCGAGCAAGCACTTTGCATGGCAACGGGAAACACCGCCAAGGTTTTCGGGCTCGATACGGGTTTTGTCCGTGAAGGCTTGCCCGCGGACCTGATCGCCATGGACGCGCCGATGGGCTCGGTCGGGAAAGATGCTCTCGGGGCCATTGAAGCTGGCGACATCCCTGGAATCTCCATGGTTATGATCGACGGCAAAATCGAAGTGAAAGTGAGCCGCAACACCCCGCCTGCCAAGCGAAAGGTAAAAGTGGCGTGA
- a CDS encoding branched-chain amino acid ABC transporter permease — MDTIFIQALINGLLLGGVYAAYSAGFSLIFGVMGVVNLAHGELVMLGAFTSYWMFVGFHMDPYFTVPFAMVFLFIFGYVIQKYIINRVIEQPHIMSYILTFGIHLMVANLALKIWTHDFRSITTSYSGANAAVWGLNIPYSRLITFCIALLIIWLLWFFLTRTETGRAIRATAMDKEVARLMGVNIREIYAITFGIGAAITGLAGASISPFVIIFPEMGLGYTITAFCVVVLGGMGYMPGALWGGIILGVAQSLAATYLSGGISVALTFIMLFFVLIVRPAGIVGKGQVA, encoded by the coding sequence ATGGACACCATATTCATCCAAGCCCTGATAAATGGTCTCCTTCTGGGAGGAGTATACGCGGCGTATTCCGCGGGCTTTTCCCTTATATTCGGGGTGATGGGCGTGGTGAATCTGGCTCACGGAGAGCTGGTAATGTTGGGAGCGTTCACCTCGTACTGGATGTTTGTCGGCTTTCATATGGACCCCTATTTCACGGTTCCTTTTGCAATGGTGTTCCTTTTTATTTTCGGGTACGTGATCCAGAAGTACATCATCAACCGGGTCATCGAGCAACCACATATTATGAGCTACATTCTCACCTTCGGGATACACCTGATGGTTGCCAATCTGGCCCTCAAGATATGGACTCACGACTTCCGATCCATCACAACCTCATATTCGGGAGCCAACGCGGCAGTCTGGGGTCTTAACATCCCGTACTCCCGCCTGATAACTTTTTGCATCGCCTTGTTGATCATCTGGCTGTTGTGGTTTTTCCTCACCCGAACCGAGACCGGGCGGGCGATCCGTGCCACGGCAATGGACAAGGAAGTCGCGCGTCTCATGGGCGTAAACATAAGGGAGATTTATGCGATTACCTTTGGAATTGGGGCCGCGATCACAGGTCTCGCAGGCGCGTCGATAAGTCCGTTCGTGATCATATTCCCGGAAATGGGCCTGGGATACACGATAACAGCCTTTTGCGTGGTTGTTCTTGGCGGAATGGGCTATATGCCCGGCGCTCTGTGGGGTGGCATCATCCTCGGTGTGGCTCAGTCCTTGGCCGCGACTTACTTGAGCGGCGGGATTTCGGTCGCACTGACTTTTATAATGCTTTTCTTCGTTCTCATTGTGCGTCCCGCGGGAATTGTTGGAAAGGGTCAGGTCGCATGA
- a CDS encoding 4Fe-4S dicluster domain-containing protein: protein MQIIIEKCKGCGACVLDCPQDAIRLVKRKAVIGPACSECGACLKVCPEEALFSEDAPVPGAVTCEACPIQCRIKEGYTGACQRFMNRGGTLERTIALKTYEEVKHLTGPDWKPAIRQPLITGIGAGTTYPDCKPAPHIVQSKVDGVDVVTVVTEAPLSYSGIKLKIDTDVTIGKEGAPVFFRRKQVGHLTTEEYGSKILSLGGVNLLTGDGGLSLARLISDIANRKRAKLRIDHGSRIEVQVGHRPVIDGKIDDVMRVGCGSATLGLFAGLFNEVADEVIVLDSHLTGLMSEHSSGLYVGARPSGVRLRFKQSTPGRYFGDHGKGWGGTSIIEPRDVIESVDMNVARAGMKILITETTGRKAVMMKVGKRGDLKEIPMPSDASRAVADLADTCQESRVSAVYCGGSGGSARAGVARYPIKLTRAVHAMKARLTIGGAPTFVLPGGGINFMVDVEKVMQGAFTWVPTPATVCPIEYTMTLEDYLEMGGHEEAIKPFG from the coding sequence ATGCAAATTATCATTGAAAAATGCAAAGGCTGCGGAGCGTGCGTGCTGGATTGCCCGCAGGATGCCATCCGCCTGGTCAAAAGGAAAGCCGTCATAGGCCCCGCGTGCTCGGAATGCGGCGCGTGCTTGAAAGTCTGCCCCGAAGAGGCTCTATTCTCCGAAGACGCTCCTGTTCCCGGAGCGGTGACTTGCGAGGCTTGCCCTATTCAATGCCGGATCAAAGAAGGTTACACCGGAGCCTGCCAGCGGTTCATGAACCGCGGGGGGACGCTCGAACGGACGATCGCGTTAAAGACCTACGAAGAGGTCAAACACCTGACCGGGCCAGACTGGAAGCCCGCGATCCGCCAACCTCTCATTACAGGTATAGGCGCAGGCACTACGTACCCCGACTGCAAACCTGCTCCACACATCGTTCAATCAAAAGTTGACGGCGTTGACGTAGTCACCGTAGTCACAGAGGCCCCGCTGAGCTACTCGGGCATAAAGCTCAAGATAGACACGGACGTAACTATCGGAAAGGAAGGCGCGCCCGTTTTCTTTCGCCGCAAGCAGGTGGGACATCTCACGACCGAAGAATACGGGTCGAAAATCCTCTCCCTTGGCGGCGTAAATCTCCTGACCGGTGATGGCGGTTTGTCTCTGGCAAGGCTTATCTCAGACATAGCCAACCGCAAACGTGCCAAGCTCCGAATCGACCATGGGAGCAGGATTGAGGTTCAAGTCGGGCATCGGCCCGTAATCGACGGCAAAATAGATGATGTCATGCGAGTAGGCTGCGGGAGCGCTACACTAGGCCTTTTCGCCGGCCTCTTCAACGAGGTGGCGGACGAAGTCATCGTCCTGGATTCCCACTTGACAGGCTTAATGAGCGAGCACTCCTCGGGTCTATATGTAGGGGCGCGTCCAAGCGGTGTTAGGCTTCGTTTCAAACAGAGCACGCCGGGACGGTATTTCGGCGATCACGGCAAAGGATGGGGCGGGACCTCAATCATTGAACCCCGCGATGTCATCGAATCCGTGGACATGAACGTAGCCCGAGCCGGAATGAAAATTCTCATTACCGAAACCACGGGCCGCAAGGCCGTGATGATGAAGGTCGGCAAGCGCGGGGACCTCAAAGAGATACCCATGCCTTCTGACGCTTCCAGGGCCGTGGCCGACCTCGCCGACACTTGTCAGGAATCCAGGGTATCGGCCGTATATTGCGGCGGCTCCGGAGGGAGCGCCCGAGCAGGCGTGGCCCGCTACCCCATCAAGCTCACCCGGGCTGTCCACGCAATGAAAGCCCGCTTGACCATTGGTGGAGCGCCGACCTTTGTGTTGCCGGGTGGCGGCATCAACTTCATGGTGGACGTGGAAAAGGTAATGCAGGGCGCGTTCACGTGGGTCCCGACTCCGGCCACGGTCTGCCCCATCGAATACACTATGACCTTGGAGGACTACCTGGAAATGGGCGGCCACGAGGAAGCCATAAAGCCTTTTGGATGA
- a CDS encoding FAD binding domain-containing protein, with the protein MRSRFEYFRPRSLDEALGFLAAHGPRTSVMAGGTDLMILIRRGDVAGKFVMDISRLDELRGVGKIDNVISLGAAVTYTEIVNDKIVKEFAPALVEAAGQVGSVQIRNVGTPGGNAANASPAADSVPPILVHNGRVIIRSAFSERIEPLQDLIVGPYRTNLKPEELITGFLLEAIDGTYRYSFERIARRKALAVARINAAALARLDSAGVVEDLRLSVGSITPQPARMTAAENHLIGRRPNMAAIREAAEKVTREMIRRSGIRSSTEYKKPAVEGLVTKALTRILI; encoded by the coding sequence ATGAGATCCCGTTTCGAATATTTCCGGCCGCGATCGCTGGATGAAGCCCTGGGGTTTCTGGCCGCTCACGGGCCCCGGACGTCGGTGATGGCCGGCGGTACTGATTTGATGATTTTGATCCGCAGAGGAGACGTTGCCGGCAAGTTCGTCATGGACATATCCCGGCTGGACGAACTACGAGGCGTGGGGAAAATCGACAATGTAATTTCCCTCGGTGCCGCGGTCACTTACACGGAGATCGTAAATGATAAGATTGTAAAGGAATTCGCTCCAGCGCTGGTGGAAGCCGCTGGACAAGTAGGAAGCGTCCAAATTCGCAACGTAGGCACCCCAGGTGGCAACGCGGCCAACGCTTCACCGGCTGCGGACAGTGTCCCTCCGATTCTGGTTCACAATGGACGGGTCATAATCCGGAGCGCGTTTTCGGAGCGTATTGAGCCCTTGCAGGACCTTATTGTCGGGCCCTATCGCACGAACCTCAAGCCCGAGGAATTGATCACGGGGTTCCTCCTGGAAGCCATCGACGGAACGTACCGTTACAGTTTCGAAAGAATCGCCAGGCGGAAAGCCCTTGCAGTGGCCCGAATCAACGCAGCGGCACTGGCTCGGTTGGATTCGGCCGGTGTGGTGGAGGACTTGAGGCTTTCCGTGGGCTCTATCACTCCCCAGCCCGCAAGGATGACGGCTGCAGAGAATCACCTGATCGGACGGCGGCCCAATATGGCTGCAATACGAGAAGCCGCGGAAAAAGTAACCCGGGAGATGATTCGCAGGAGCGGCATCAGATCGTCCACCGAATATAAAAAACCTGCCGTGGAGGGGCTCGTTACAAAAGCCCTGACACGAATACTCATTTGA